One Glutamicibacter mishrai genomic window carries:
- a CDS encoding ABC transporter permease: MSRTAKILSVLVVALWLLMAVAPSLLAPSDPLAINPTQAFQKPGLAHFFGTDESGRDIYTRVIHGAGDSLSIGLAATALGMGLAIILGTIAALSPRWLDEIILRVLEALYAIPSLLMALLIIAFTGPGVGPAIVAVGLSTAPGYARLVRSQIRSLKNSEMLEAATVLGRGTWLKVKNHLIPNALKPLLALVTLGIGQAVIWAAALSFLGLGTPPPAPEWGAMLSAGRTYLHLAWWMSLFPGLAIVAVAVSATVIGRALGGKVKSL; the protein is encoded by the coding sequence ATGAGCCGCACCGCAAAGATCCTCTCTGTCCTCGTGGTCGCACTGTGGCTGCTGATGGCCGTGGCTCCTTCGCTTCTGGCTCCCTCGGATCCGCTAGCCATCAATCCCACCCAGGCCTTCCAGAAGCCTGGTCTGGCGCACTTCTTCGGAACCGATGAGTCGGGGCGGGATATCTACACCCGCGTCATCCACGGCGCCGGGGACTCGTTGTCCATCGGCCTGGCCGCCACCGCCCTGGGCATGGGTCTGGCCATCATCTTGGGCACGATTGCCGCACTATCTCCCCGGTGGCTCGATGAGATCATCCTTCGCGTGCTCGAAGCGCTCTACGCGATTCCTTCGCTGCTGATGGCCTTGCTGATCATCGCTTTCACCGGTCCAGGCGTTGGCCCGGCCATTGTCGCAGTGGGGCTCTCCACGGCCCCCGGGTACGCGCGACTGGTGCGCAGCCAAATCCGCAGCCTGAAGAATTCCGAGATGCTGGAAGCTGCCACGGTGCTTGGGCGCGGCACCTGGCTCAAGGTAAAGAACCACTTGATTCCCAATGCGCTCAAGCCGCTGCTGGCACTGGTCACGTTAGGCATCGGGCAAGCCGTGATCTGGGCTGCCGCATTATCCTTCCTCGGGTTGGGAACTCCACCTCCGGCTCCGGAATGGGGTGCGATGCTCTCGGCTGGGCGCACCTACCTGCATCTGGCATGGTGGATGAGCCTGTTCCCTGGTTTGGCCATCGTGGCTGTCGCAGTCTCTGCCACCGTGATCGGCCGTGCCCTGGGCGGAAAGGTGAAGTCGCTATGA
- a CDS encoding ABC transporter permease, with product MCTIAWAGRKVGGALVVLWLVATAIFIAIRLIPGDPAEAIMGGPGSQASAEALAAARAEYALDQPVLAQYVLYLGKLITLDFGTSYSLKQPVTQVMGEVLPNTLWLSLLALAAAWLMALCFAAAATRSNRFGSWLGNLLEIIAAAVPHFWLGAVLIMLFSSALGWLPAVDNGSAQGLVLPVLTLALPLAGFLTQLMRDSLAEAMGSQFALAARARGESRLKLFWRHGLRHAALPALSLTGWAFSSLLSGAVVVEAIFARPGLGRSLLSAVLARDIPMVTGIALFSALVYILVMALAEGLERIINPAGDQR from the coding sequence ATGTGCACAATCGCTTGGGCTGGGCGCAAGGTCGGTGGAGCACTGGTGGTGTTATGGCTGGTGGCAACCGCCATCTTCATCGCCATCCGGCTGATTCCCGGTGACCCAGCCGAAGCGATCATGGGCGGCCCGGGCTCGCAGGCATCCGCCGAAGCCCTGGCCGCCGCCCGTGCCGAGTATGCTCTGGACCAGCCGGTCCTCGCCCAGTACGTGTTGTATCTGGGCAAGCTGATCACACTGGATTTCGGAACCTCTTATTCCCTGAAGCAGCCGGTCACCCAGGTCATGGGCGAGGTCCTGCCCAATACCTTGTGGCTCTCGCTGCTGGCTTTGGCTGCTGCCTGGCTGATGGCGCTGTGCTTTGCTGCCGCTGCCACCCGTTCCAACCGCTTTGGCAGCTGGCTGGGCAATCTCTTGGAAATCATCGCCGCCGCTGTCCCGCATTTCTGGCTCGGAGCGGTGCTGATCATGCTCTTCTCCTCGGCGCTGGGCTGGCTGCCTGCGGTAGACAACGGCTCCGCCCAAGGCTTGGTCCTTCCGGTCTTGACCCTGGCCTTGCCGCTGGCGGGATTCCTCACCCAGCTGATGCGCGATTCCCTCGCCGAGGCAATGGGAAGCCAGTTCGCCCTGGCTGCCCGGGCCCGCGGCGAGAGCCGGCTCAAGCTCTTCTGGCGCCACGGGCTGCGCCACGCGGCGCTGCCTGCCCTGAGCCTGACCGGGTGGGCCTTCTCCTCACTCCTATCCGGAGCAGTGGTCGTTGAAGCGATCTTCGCCCGCCCCGGCCTTGGCCGGTCCCTGCTCTCCGCAGTCCTGGCCCGCGACATCCCGATGGTTACCGGCATCGCCCTGTTCTCCGCACTGGTCTACATCCTGGTGATGGCCCTGGCTGAGGGGCTGGAGCGGATCATCAACCCGGCAGGTGATCAGCGATGA